AGGCGGCGGCGAGAATCACAACCTTGTCTTCTGCAGCGAGAGCGCCATTGCACTTCTGCAAGTTCTTCTGGTTAGCCACTTCCACATACTGCACAATGCCACGGGCAGCGACAATAGACTTCACGACGATATCGCGAATCTTCGTAACGCTGCGTTCGCCAGCTTCGTAGGCAACCTTAGCAGCCTTCAAGCCGTTGTAAATGCCGAGAGCCTGAGCGCGTTCTTCTTCCGTCAAGTATTCGTTACGGCTAGAACGGGCAAGCCCGCTTTCTTCACGCACGATCTTCACACGATGAATCTTGATGTTGAAGTTCAAGTCCTTCACCATTTTTTCGATCAAGAACACCTGCTGGTAATCCTTCTCGCCAAAGTAAGCGTCATTTGCACCAGAAATGAGGAAAAGCTTAGAGACAACCGTCAAGACACCACGGAAATGTCCCGGACGGTAAGCACCGCAATACATGCCTTCGAGCTGTTCATCACGAACAAGCGTCATCGGGTCGCCATCGGGGTACATTTCAGCAACAGACGGAGCAAAAACGTAATCTGCACCGATAGATTCGGCAAGCTTAGCATCAGCTTCTAAACGTTTCGGATACTTGTCCAAGTCTTCGTTTTTACCGAACTGGATTGGGTTCAAAAATACACTTACAACAGTCACATCGCACTCGCTCACGGATGCCTTGATAAGAGCGCCATGACCTTCATGGAGCGCACCCATCGTTGGAACGAGACCGATTCTTTTCCCTTCCTTTGCAAGAGGAGCAAGCGTTTGACGTAGGGAATCGATAGACTTAATTATCTGCATGTTTAGTTACCTTCTGGAACAAAATAAGTCGTTTGACTTGGGCAGGACGCAATCGCGTTCAATACCATCTGCAAATGGCTTTCGTTATGGACAAAATCGATATTATCCGTATTAATAATCAGCACAGGAGCATCCGTGTAATGCCAAAAATGATGGTCATAACGGTCCTGCAAATCGCTCAGGTAGTTACCGTCAATGGTCTTTTCCATCGCGCGACCACGACCCCTGATGCGTTGTAAAAGCGTCGAGACGCTCGCCTGTAAATAGACAACGTAATCCGGCTTGCGGATATCGTGGTTCAAGGCGTTCGACACCTGGTCGTACATGGCAAGTTCGTTTTCGGTGAGGTTCTGCGAGGCAAAGATGCGGTCTTTGTCAAACGTGTAATCGCTCACCAGCAAATCGTGGAATAAATCACTCTGCAAAGCGGAATTCTGGAGTTGCTTAAAACGGTCGAGCAAAAAGAAAAGCTGTGTCTGGAAAGCGTATGCCGAGCGGTTTTCATAAAACTTCGGGAGGAACGGGTTTTCGGCAAAGTTTTCTTCGATGAACATGGCGTTCCAACGTTCACAAATGGCTTTGGCAAGTGAAGTCTTTCCGACACCAATTACACCTTCAATCGCCATAAAATGAATTTTCTTGTCCAAAAGCATCAGGGTTCCTCCCCTTCAATGACGCGGAACGGAATCTTTTCTTCTTTTTCAAGCAATTCCGTTAGCAAGTCCTTCACGGTCTTGTTCGTCTTCGGGTCCACCCAGTCCGGCGCAATGTCGCACAGCGGCACCAGCACAAACTGACGGTTATAAATCTGCAAATGCGGAATATTCGGGCGTCCAGAACACACTTCGCGACCGAAGAACAGCAAATCCAGGTCGACCTCCCTAGAATTCCAATGTCCACGGTCCTTACGCCCAAGAATAAGCTCGGAGCCCTTCAAATAATAGAGTAACTTTACGGGATCGCCATCGTACCAGAAGCTCACCACCTGGTTAAAATAAGGACCCTGACCCGCCGGTCCAACAGGAGGCGTCTCATAAATCGGGCTTTCAACCCAGCCACCTGCGCTTATACGGCGAAGCATATCTCTCCCGGCTTTCAAGTGAGCCGAGCGGTCAGGAAGATTGCTTCCGAGTGCTATATATACTCTATTTAAGGAATCCACGCCCCAAATATAGTCAATTTCTAGTTATTAGTTATTGATTATAGGTCGTTAGTCATTGGTCATTAGTTACTAGTGATTAAAAAATTTTTCTAACAACTAATAACTAGTGACTAAGAACTCCCAATATTTTTCATAAAAAAAAATTTTTTTATGACATTTCACAAAATTTAATGTATCTTTTAAGCCGTTCCGCAGTTTCGGGACATAATATTAATTATCAATAAAATTTATGGGGCAACAAGCCCTTATTGTCGTTTCAATTATATCGTCTATTTCATTTTTTGAAATATGTAATTATAGGACGCTATCGTGCCCAGAACACCTAAAAATCAGAATTTAGAACAAAACGTTCAAACACAGTCTTTGACAGATCTCGTTTACCCCGAAAGCACAGGCATCCCTGTTCCCGAATATTTAGGAACGGTTGACAAACTGCCGGACAATACCGAAGAAGTTCCTCAACCTAAACGCCGAGGCAGAAAACCAAATCCTAAGACGAAGGCACGCAAAGGACCTGCATTAGAACAGAACGTCCAAGCCGAAACCGAACCAGAATTTCAAGAAAAGAAACAGCCGGTCGATGGTATAGCAGCTGCTGAAAAGCGCCTCGCCGAGCAGTACGGTGTCGCAAACATCGATGCCATCACAGAACCGATTTACACCGGCGAACAGAACTACAAACCAGCCGAATCTACCGAAGAAAACGCATTCGTAAGCGAAAACACCAGCGAAGCCGTTATCCCGCAGAATGGCGATATGGCTCAAGCACAAGCAGAAAACCAAGGTGAAGTTGCCACCGATCACAATGCAGATCCGAACGCCCAGCAGCAAGGTGAAGCCCAAGCTCAGAACGGTGAAGGTCAAGATGACCGCCGCTTCAATAACCAGAACGGTAAATTCAACAAGTTCAATAAGAACAACAAGTTCAACAAGAACAACCGCAACAACCGCAATTTCCAGCAGCAAGAAGAATTTGTCGACGACTCTGCAACGCTCCCGGCACCGGGTTCCGAAGCTATTTTAAAGGCAAAGGAAAACTGGCTCAAGTTCCGCAAGCTCTCCATGAGCGAACTCCAGGAACTCGCCGTGCAGAAGGAAGTGGACTTCCGCAGAATGAGGAAGCAGTCCCTCAACTACATTTTGCAGAGCCTCGAAAATGAAGGCAATATAATTTATACGGAAGGCGTTCTCGAAGTCACGCCACAGGGTCACGGGTTCCTCCGCATGCCGGATCAGAACTACCAGACAAGCACCGACGACGTTTACGTGAGCCAAAACCTTATCCGTAAATTCAATCTCAAGATTGGCGATACAATTGAAGGTCTCGTCCGCACGCCTCGCGAACAAGATAAGTACTTTTCCATGCGCCGCATCGACCGCGTGAACTTTGAAGAACCGGACAAGATGCGCCGCCGTGTGGCATTCGAATATTTAACGCCAATCCACCCGGAAGAAAAGATCCACCTCGAATGGAACGAAACGGAATTCAGCACCCGCATCATGGACGTTTTCTCCCCGATCGGTAAGGGTCAGCGCAGTATCATCCTCGCCCCTCCGCGTACCGGTAAGACCGTTCTCTTGCAGAACATAACCCGCGCTATTGCGAAGAACCATCCTGAAATCATCCTGATTACACTCCTCATCGACGAACGTCCGGAAGAAGTCACGGAAATGCGCGACATCATCACAGACATTAAGGAAAAGGCTGCTGAAAAAGGGATCGAAATCAAGGCTGAAGTTGTTGCATCGACGTTCGACGAACCGCCTGAGCACCACACCCGCGTCGCCAACATGGTTTTGGAAAAGGCAAAGCGCCTCGTCGAAAGCCAGAAGGACGTTGTGATCTTGCTCGACTCCATCACGCGTTTCGCCCGTGCAAACAACGTTGTCATCCCGCACTCCGGCAAGATTTTGTCTGGCGGTGTGGACGCTAACGCCATGCAGTTCCCGAAGAAGTTCTTCGGTGCCGCCCGTAAGATTCAGGACAAGATTCGTACCATCAAGAACGAAGACGGCTCGATTAGCGAAGAAGTCCAGAAGAACGGTTCCCTTACCATCATCGGTACAGCCCTTATTGAAACCGGCAGCCGTATGGACGAAGTGATCTTCGAAGAATTCAAGGGCACCGGCAACATGGAACTCGTGCTTGACCGCCGCATCGCCGAAAAGCGCATTTGGCCCGCCATTGACGTGTTTAAGTCCGGCACCCGTAAGGAAGAACGTTTGCTTACGATGCTTGAACAGAATGCCGCCTGGAACTTCAGACGCGGTAGCCAGAACGAGACGGAAACGGGCATCATGGAGAACCTGCTCAAGCTTTTGAACAAGTTTAAGACAAACTCTGAGCTTATGAGCGCTCTTTCTAAACCCAAAGACTAATACAAATTCGGCTAAAACCCAGCCAAACAGCCCGCCAAAAGCGCGGGCTGTTCTTTTTTACGCTTGTCATGCCCGTCTCCGAACG
This is a stretch of genomic DNA from Fibrobacter sp. UWB13. It encodes these proteins:
- the folK gene encoding 2-amino-4-hydroxy-6-hydroxymethyldihydropteridine diphosphokinase; amino-acid sequence: MDSLNRVYIALGSNLPDRSAHLKAGRDMLRRISAGGWVESPIYETPPVGPAGQGPYFNQVVSFWYDGDPVKLLYYLKGSELILGRKDRGHWNSREVDLDLLFFGREVCSGRPNIPHLQIYNRQFVLVPLCDIAPDWVDPKTNKTVKDLLTELLEKEEKIPFRVIEGEEP
- the rho gene encoding transcription termination factor Rho, which produces MTDLVYPESTGIPVPEYLGTVDKLPDNTEEVPQPKRRGRKPNPKTKARKGPALEQNVQAETEPEFQEKKQPVDGIAAAEKRLAEQYGVANIDAITEPIYTGEQNYKPAESTEENAFVSENTSEAVIPQNGDMAQAQAENQGEVATDHNADPNAQQQGEAQAQNGEGQDDRRFNNQNGKFNKFNKNNKFNKNNRNNRNFQQQEEFVDDSATLPAPGSEAILKAKENWLKFRKLSMSELQELAVQKEVDFRRMRKQSLNYILQSLENEGNIIYTEGVLEVTPQGHGFLRMPDQNYQTSTDDVYVSQNLIRKFNLKIGDTIEGLVRTPREQDKYFSMRRIDRVNFEEPDKMRRRVAFEYLTPIHPEEKIHLEWNETEFSTRIMDVFSPIGKGQRSIILAPPRTGKTVLLQNITRAIAKNHPEIILITLLIDERPEEVTEMRDIITDIKEKAAEKGIEIKAEVVASTFDEPPEHHTRVANMVLEKAKRLVESQKDVVILLDSITRFARANNVVIPHSGKILSGGVDANAMQFPKKFFGAARKIQDKIRTIKNEDGSISEEVQKNGSLTIIGTALIETGSRMDEVIFEEFKGTGNMELVLDRRIAEKRIWPAIDVFKSGTRKEERLLTMLEQNAAWNFRRGSQNETETGIMENLLKLLNKFKTNSELMSALSKPKD
- a CDS encoding deoxynucleoside kinase, translating into MLLDKKIHFMAIEGVIGVGKTSLAKAICERWNAMFIEENFAENPFLPKFYENRSAYAFQTQLFFLLDRFKQLQNSALQSDLFHDLLVSDYTFDKDRIFASQNLTENELAMYDQVSNALNHDIRKPDYVVYLQASVSTLLQRIRGRGRAMEKTIDGNYLSDLQDRYDHHFWHYTDAPVLIINTDNIDFVHNESHLQMVLNAIASCPSQTTYFVPEGN
- the panC gene encoding pantoate--beta-alanine ligase, whose product is MQIIKSIDSLRQTLAPLAKEGKRIGLVPTMGALHEGHGALIKASVSECDVTVVSVFLNPIQFGKNEDLDKYPKRLEADAKLAESIGADYVFAPSVAEMYPDGDPMTLVRDEQLEGMYCGAYRPGHFRGVLTVVSKLFLISGANDAYFGEKDYQQVFLIEKMVKDLNFNIKIHRVKIVREESGLARSSRNEYLTEEERAQALGIYNGLKAAKVAYEAGERSVTKIRDIVVKSIVAARGIVQYVEVANQKNLQKCNGALAAEDKVVILAAAFFGKTRLIDNMELN